The following are encoded together in the Vanrija pseudolonga chromosome 7, complete sequence genome:
- the sec9 gene encoding Protein transport protein sec9 → MGFFKKKSGLTIPPVAPTEGQQQRAVAHDPYAARAAPARRDPYASAGGDPYATGGDPYGAAPGPRAAAGAGADDEDASRNALFAGYNPGATQVQAQRKWGYEGRETEEDFNEDEEIEGIKQEIRQTKQDSLASTRNTLRLAREAEENARGTIGRLADQSERLANSERYLDIAKANSQRAEDQAAHLKQLNRSIFVPVVTWNKDQKRAQQEQKILDRHNMERDDRAKALLDVQDTRRRLNAAANEGYSSRTPVAGAQKARRDARQRYQFDATASDDELENELDENLDETHEIAKRLKNLATAMGTEVEKQNGRIGQITDKTDNLEYKVKLNTTRLAAIK, encoded by the exons ATGGGCTTTTTCAAGAAGAAGTCGGGCCTCACTATCCCCCCTGTTGCGCCTACCgagggccagcagcagcgcgcggtCGCACACGACCCgtacgctgcgcgcgccgcccccgcccgccgtgaCCCGTACGCttcggccggcggcgaccccTATGCCACCGGGGGCGACCCGTACGGCGCTGCACCCGGcccccgtgccgccgctggcgctggcgctgatgacgaggacgcgagCCGCAATGCCCTGTTTGCCGGGTACAACCCCGGCGCGACGCAGGTGCAGGCCCAGCGCAAGTGGGGCTACGAGGGTcgcgagaccgaggaggacttcaacgaggacgaggagattgagggGATCAAGCAGGAGATAAGGCAGACCAAGCAGGACTCGCTGGCGAGCACTCG CAACAcgctgcgcctcgcccgTGAGGCGGAGGAGAATGCCCGTGGCACAATTGGCCGCCTCGCTGACCAGTCTGAGCGCCTCGCCAACTCGGAGCGTTACCTCGACATTGCAAAGGCCAACTCGCAGCGCGCAGAGGACCAGGCCGCGCACCTCAAGCAGCTCAACAGGAGTATCTTTGTGCCCGTGGTCACGTGGaacaag GACCAGAAGCGTGCCCAGCAGGAGCAGAAGATCCTCGACCGCCACAACatggagcgcgacgaccgtgccaaggcgctcctcgacgtgcaggacacgcgccgccgtctcaacgccgccgccaacgaggGCTacagctcgcgcacgcccgtTGCCGGTGCGCAGAAGGCGCGCCGCGATGCCCGCCAGCGCTACCAGTTTGATGCTACGGcatccgacgacgagctcgagaatgagctcgacgagaacCTCGACGAGACGCACGAGATTGCCAAGCGTCTCAAGAACCTCGCCACGGCCATGGGCACCGAGGTTGAGAAGCAGAACGGCCGTATCGGCCAGATTACAGACAAGACGGACAACCTCGAGTACAAGGTCAAGCTCAACACTACCCGTCTTGCCGCCATCAAGTAG
- the tfdA gene encoding Alpha-ketoglutarate-dependent 2,4-dichlorophenoxyacetate dioxygenase encodes MTLEADAPQLTITPHHATFVAEVSGADLTNPTHALVAALKSALAQHGVLVFRRTGLTDDTHVALSRAFGELDDVTPYNKLGRINRLAYDELFDVSNVDAEGAIIQPESQRGVLGKGNTLFHVDSAFNPRRAGYSLLLAHQLPPKGTGGETEFCDTRTAWDDLDGAVKDRVKDYVLWHSQHHSRRRASPGHPLLDEERFLPESHEFGKHRLVQVHEPSGRTNMYIANHAYRVESLPIPEGQAEIDLLLDHATQDKYIASVEWKDVGDLVIWDNTCVMHRAVPGAFEGKFKRDMRRTTVHDGSSYAWGMNEVGATWRSGLP; translated from the exons ATGACCCTCGAAGCCGACGCGCCACAGCTGACCATCACGCCGCACCACGCGACCTTTGTCGCCGAGGTCTCCGGGGCAGACCTCACCAACCCGACCCAcgcgctcgtggcggcgctgaAATCCGCGCTTGCCCAgcacggcgtgctcgtcttCCGCCGCACCGGCTTAACAGACGACACGCACGTCGCCCTCTCGCGCGCCTtcggcgagctggacgacgtGACGCCGTACAACAAGCTCGGGCGGATCAACCGGCTAGCCTACGACGAGCTGTTCGACGTGAGCAATGTCGACGCTGAGGGCGCCATTATCCAGCCCGAGTCTCAGCGCGGGGTGCTAGGGAAAGGAAATACCCTGTTCCACGTCGACTCGGCGTTCAACCCCCGGCGCGCGGGGTacagcctgctgctggcgcacCAGCTCCCGCCCAAAGGCACGGGCGGGGAGACCGAGTTCTGCGATACGCGTACCGCGtgggacgacctcgacggcgccgtgaAGGACCGCGTGAAAGACTATGTGTTGTGGCACTCGCAGCAccactcgcgccgccgcgccagccccGGCCACCCGctgcttgacgaggagcGGTTCCTCCCCGAGTCGCACGAGTTCGGGAAGCACAGGCTCGTGCAGGTCCACGAGCCGAGCGGGAGGACA AACATGTACATCGCCAACCACGCGTACCGCGTCGAATCCCTCCCCATCCCGGAGGGCCAGGCCGAGATCGACCTGCTGCTAGACCACGCGACGCAGGACAAGTACATCGCGAGCGTGGAGTGGAAGGATGTGGGTGACCTGGTCATCTGGGACAACACGTGTGTGAT GCACCGCGCAGTCCCCGGCGCGTTCGAGGGCAAGTTCAAGCGCGATATGCGCCGCACCACCGTGCACGACGGCAGCAGCTACGCTTGGGGGATGAATGAGGTCGGCGCGACGTGGCGCTCTGGGCTGCCGTAG